A DNA window from Drosophila virilis strain 15010-1051.87 chromosome 4, Dvir_AGI_RSII-ME, whole genome shotgun sequence contains the following coding sequences:
- the LOC6635618 gene encoding zinc carboxypeptidase → MRLYALCAVIFFVATTNAASLFQKPEIEQKVRYDNYKVFKIKYETAMQRQKLLDLTKIYQSFRLWHEDSSECYLMVTPNALPLFEETLKISNASAEILISNVQDLIDQENEADTRASDKFGWTRYNSLAEIDAWLDEILAVYPVVTEGFVIGKSYEGRDIRGIKISYKSGNPGVFIESNIHAREWITSATATWLINELLSSSDDLVRDLAESHDWYIVPVLNVDGFVYTHEKDRLWRKTRQPSNISQCIGVDPNRNYDSHWMENGGASSDPCNEAYAGPYAFSEPETKALSDFVASIKDKLNIMIAFHSYSQLLLSPYGHTKDEVPENYDDLMQVAKAYSDTVKDLPYGTVYRYGSSAGILYPASGTTSDWAYNEQDVKISYTIEFRDTGNFGFVLPPAFIIPNAEEALVGIISLLAESKKLGYLEPKYI, encoded by the exons ATGAGGCTATACGCGTTATGTGCTGTAATCTTTTTTGTTGCCACAACCAATGCGGCAAGTCTTTTTCAAAAaccagaaattgaacaaaaagtGCGCTATGATAACTACAAggtttttaaaattaagtaCGAAACTGCAATGCAACGACAAAAGCTGCTcgatttaacaaaaatatatcagAGT ttcAGATTGTGGCACGAGGATAGTTCGGAGTGTTATTTGATGGTCACGCCAAATGCATTGCCACTTTTCGAggaaacattaaaaataagtaatgCTAGTGCCGAGATCCTTATTTCAAATGTGCAGGA TTTGATTGATCAAGAGAATGAAGCGGATACAAGGGCGTCTGATAAATTCGGTTGGACACGCTATAATAGCTTGGCTGAAATTGATGCTTGGCTGGATGAAATACTCGCTGTCTATCCGGTTGTTACTGAAGGGTTTGTGATCGGAAAATCATATGAGGGTCGTGACATACGCGGCATAAAGATCTCATACAAATCAGGAAACCCTGGAGTCTTCATCGAATCCAATATACATGCACGCGAATGGATAACCTCGGCCACGGCCACGTGGTTGATCAATGAGCTACTCAGCTCTAGCGATGATCTGGTGCGGGACCTGGCCGAAAGCCATGACTGGTATATTGTGCCGGTGCTAAATGTAGATGGATTTGTCTACACTCACGAAAAA GATCGTTTGTGGCGTAAGACACGTCAACCATCGAACATTTCCCAGTGCATTGGCGTTGATCCGAATCGCAACTACGACTCACATTGGATGGAGAATGGCGGCGCTTCGTCGGATCCCTGCAATGAGGCTTACGCTGGGCCGTATGCATTCTCGGAGCCGGAGACAAAGGCCTTGTCCGATTTTGTAGCCAGCATCAAGGATAAACTGAATATTATGATAGCCTTTCACTCCTATAGTCAACTCTTGTTATCACCTTATGGGCATACCAAAGACGAGGTCCCGGAGAACTACGATGACCTAATGCAAGTTGCCAAGGCCTATAGCGATACAGTTAAGGATCTGCCCTATGGCACAGTGTACAGATACGGTTCGTCAGCTGGCATTCTCT ATCCCGCCTCAGGCACCACTAGCGATTGGGCATACAACGAACAGGATGTCAAAATATCCTATACCATTGAGTTTCGTGACACCGGAAATTTCGGGTTTGTTTTACCACCTGCTTTCATAATACCCAATGCCGAAGAGGCATTAGTTGGTATAATTTCTCTACTAGCTGAATCAAAAAAGTTGGGTTACTTGGAACCCAAGTACATATAA